The following are encoded together in the Capsulimonas corticalis genome:
- a CDS encoding sialate O-acetylesterase: MNFHHRHRAARAASAFVLLCAAASTTHADIDTLRAPFLASLFSDNMVLQRGQSDPVWGWTTPGAKVTVRIAGKQAVAMADAKGKWVAKLPPLPVGGPYTLDVSGSNQESAKCSNVLVGDVWVCSGQSNMEFGMGYTRDSLQEIAAANYPNIRLMVVPHNLQIDPQARTNTSWAVCTPAAVNTQNGTWNGFSAVGYFFGRELYNDLHTPIGLIQSAFGGTNAESWTSYEALKAHVPDFKPQLAQLDAERAIGAPGWAERQVAKDNAWYQQNDPGSKEGLGWADSSLDVSAWPVMALPGYWETKGVPELANFDGVVWFRREFDVPEDAVGKDITLHFAVDDDDTAWINGVNVGATDLFTVQRAYKIPHGVLKAGRNTIAIRVLDTGGGGGVYGDPSSLSLSVDGGTDIPLAGDWRYKISASIYMASAPPPLAIEANANFPTMLYNGMISPIATYGVKGVLWYQGENNANKPGQYRSLLPALIGDWRAKWGQGDFPFLIVQLAGFQNSGQADDPSWPELRDAQWNTARTVKNAGIVTAIDIGEPTDIHPKNKQEVGRRLALVARHQVYHEKIEDSGPVYQSMKTEGDTVRLTFTHTGGKMTTKNGDPLTGFIIAGADRKWLPATARIDGDTIVVSSPDVKSPVAVRYSWAGYSQSNLIGAAGLPAFPFRTDNWPYLTKE, encoded by the coding sequence ATGAATTTCCATCATCGTCATCGCGCCGCCAGGGCGGCCTCCGCGTTTGTCCTTCTTTGCGCCGCCGCTTCCACAACTCACGCCGATATCGATACTCTCAGGGCGCCATTTTTGGCGTCCCTGTTTAGCGATAATATGGTGCTCCAGCGGGGACAGAGCGATCCGGTTTGGGGGTGGACGACGCCCGGCGCCAAAGTCACGGTTCGTATCGCCGGCAAGCAGGCCGTCGCCATGGCGGACGCGAAGGGCAAGTGGGTGGCGAAGCTTCCGCCGCTGCCCGTGGGCGGTCCGTATACGCTGGACGTTTCTGGATCGAACCAGGAGAGCGCGAAATGCTCCAATGTCCTGGTGGGGGATGTCTGGGTCTGCTCGGGGCAGTCGAACATGGAGTTCGGCATGGGATATACGCGGGACTCGCTTCAGGAGATCGCGGCGGCGAACTATCCCAACATTCGCCTGATGGTCGTGCCGCACAATCTACAAATCGATCCGCAGGCGCGGACGAACACGTCCTGGGCAGTCTGCACGCCGGCGGCGGTGAATACGCAGAATGGGACCTGGAACGGATTCAGCGCGGTGGGGTACTTCTTTGGCCGCGAGCTTTACAATGATCTGCACACGCCCATCGGGTTGATCCAATCGGCCTTTGGCGGCACGAACGCGGAATCGTGGACGAGTTATGAGGCGCTCAAGGCTCATGTACCCGACTTCAAGCCGCAGCTGGCGCAATTGGACGCCGAGCGGGCGATCGGCGCGCCCGGCTGGGCGGAGCGTCAGGTGGCGAAGGACAACGCCTGGTATCAGCAAAATGATCCGGGATCGAAGGAGGGACTGGGGTGGGCGGACTCGAGCCTGGATGTCTCTGCGTGGCCTGTGATGGCGCTGCCGGGATACTGGGAAACCAAAGGCGTTCCCGAGCTGGCGAACTTCGATGGCGTCGTGTGGTTTCGCCGGGAGTTCGACGTTCCCGAGGACGCCGTTGGAAAAGACATCACGCTCCACTTCGCGGTGGACGATGACGATACGGCGTGGATCAACGGCGTCAATGTGGGCGCGACGGATCTCTTCACCGTACAGCGCGCCTATAAAATCCCGCACGGCGTGCTGAAGGCCGGCCGCAATACGATCGCGATCCGCGTGCTGGATACGGGCGGGGGCGGCGGCGTTTACGGCGATCCGAGCTCGCTTTCGCTGTCGGTCGATGGCGGAACGGATATCCCGCTGGCCGGCGACTGGCGCTATAAAATCAGCGCTTCCATCTACATGGCCAGCGCGCCGCCGCCGCTGGCGATCGAAGCGAACGCGAACTTCCCGACGATGCTTTACAATGGCATGATCAGCCCGATCGCGACCTACGGCGTCAAAGGCGTCCTCTGGTATCAAGGCGAAAACAACGCGAACAAACCCGGGCAGTACCGGTCGCTGCTGCCGGCGCTGATCGGCGACTGGCGCGCGAAGTGGGGGCAGGGCGACTTTCCGTTTTTGATCGTCCAGCTCGCCGGCTTCCAAAACTCGGGGCAGGCGGACGATCCGTCCTGGCCGGAGCTGCGTGACGCCCAGTGGAACACCGCCCGGACCGTAAAGAACGCGGGGATCGTGACCGCGATCGATATCGGCGAGCCGACCGACATCCATCCGAAGAACAAGCAGGAAGTGGGTCGTCGTCTCGCGCTGGTCGCCCGCCATCAGGTCTATCATGAGAAGATCGAAGACTCAGGACCTGTATACCAGTCGATGAAAACGGAAGGCGACACGGTTCGTCTGACGTTCACTCATACCGGCGGCAAGATGACCACGAAAAACGGCGATCCTCTCACCGGCTTCATCATCGCCGGCGCGGATCGCAAATGGCTGCCCGCGACCGCGCGGATCGATGGGGACACAATCGTCGTGTCGTCGCCAGATGTCAAATCGCCGGTGGCCGTGCGCTACTCCTGGGCCGGCTATTCCCAGAGCAACCTCATCGGCGCCGCCGGTCTGCCCGCGTTCCCGTTCCGCACGGACAACTGGCCGTATTTGACGAAGGAGTAA
- a CDS encoding sialate O-acetylesterase — protein MKIHVDFLGQKKIGTVGDDGKWSVALDPMLVSTKPDTLRVYADGEGAEERDVAGVLVGDVWLVDGQSNADLTSATVFDSTHLYDKDQAEINSDDNIRLFATSRWDAFNNPPLMYAEQANPIKATYRWKKCDRDSVREFSAIGYFFAKEIAAKTKNAIPIGMVMVASGGSPLYELMPPALGQELGYTVPATTVIPVGGMFNALLAPVQKMSIKGMIYYQGESDDGRDGVYAEHLSRFVEDLRRRFNTAFPFYYVQLSSHADPAITPGKGWATIQKIRVAQLQALDLIPNSAMVVSIDQGWRDPDPDNLRTAIDWAHPIRKKPIGQRLAALALARDYKIGGMNSASSPLPEKAAWDANGVIIRFKYTGAGLAPEAGGDARALKGFTLIDADGKETPAAARITDKSHVRVEGVARPIEVRYAYTPFEPVEAANLGTKSGLPAPTFVLKK, from the coding sequence ACCCGATGCTGGTCAGCACAAAGCCCGACACGCTGAGAGTTTATGCGGACGGCGAGGGCGCGGAAGAACGGGATGTGGCCGGCGTGCTTGTGGGCGATGTGTGGCTGGTCGATGGACAGTCCAACGCCGATCTGACCAGCGCGACAGTGTTCGACAGCACTCATCTGTATGATAAGGATCAAGCGGAGATTAACTCCGATGATAATATTCGACTGTTCGCGACCAGCCGCTGGGATGCTTTCAATAACCCGCCGTTGATGTACGCGGAACAGGCAAACCCGATCAAGGCGACATATCGCTGGAAGAAGTGCGATCGGGACTCCGTGCGTGAGTTTTCCGCCATTGGCTATTTCTTCGCCAAAGAGATCGCGGCAAAAACGAAAAACGCTATTCCCATCGGCATGGTCATGGTCGCTTCCGGCGGATCGCCGCTCTATGAGCTGATGCCGCCCGCACTCGGTCAGGAACTCGGCTATACTGTCCCGGCGACGACCGTCATTCCTGTGGGCGGCATGTTTAATGCACTGCTGGCGCCGGTCCAGAAGATGTCCATCAAAGGGATGATCTACTACCAGGGCGAAAGCGACGACGGCCGTGACGGCGTCTACGCCGAGCATCTCAGCCGATTCGTCGAGGATTTGCGCCGGCGCTTTAACACGGCCTTTCCATTCTATTACGTTCAATTGTCCAGTCACGCCGATCCGGCGATCACGCCCGGCAAAGGATGGGCGACGATCCAGAAGATCCGCGTCGCACAGCTTCAGGCGCTGGACCTCATTCCAAATTCGGCGATGGTGGTCTCCATCGATCAGGGATGGCGCGATCCCGATCCGGACAATTTGAGGACGGCGATTGACTGGGCGCACCCGATCCGTAAGAAACCCATCGGGCAGCGCCTCGCCGCCCTGGCGCTCGCGCGAGATTACAAAATCGGCGGCATGAACAGCGCCTCCAGCCCGCTGCCGGAGAAGGCGGCCTGGGACGCAAATGGCGTCATCATTCGCTTTAAGTACACTGGCGCCGGCCTCGCGCCCGAAGCTGGCGGCGATGCCCGAGCGCTCAAAGGCTTCACCCTCATTGACGCCGACGGCAAAGAAACGCCGGCGGCGGCGCGCATCACGGACAAAAGCCACGTCCGCGTCGAAGGCGTCGCCCGCCCCATCGAAGTCCGCTATGCGTACACGCCGTTCGAGCCTGTCGAGGCGGCGAATCTTGGGACAAAGAGCGGATTGCCCGCGCCGACATTTGTGCTGAAAAAGTGA